ttaataaatcattttctgctgGTTATTCTTTACACATCagatttaaatagatttatttttcttaaatgtgataaaaacaaAGTCACAGTGAGGATTCTGAATGTCCGAGTCACAGAGAATCAACCTTCAGTATTCAAACTGTCCCAGTGCATAACGGCTGCTGGATGTTTTCAGGTCGGCGTGTTCATGGGGAAGAGAGACTTCGTGGACCGAGTGGACTCTGTGGATCCAGTGGGTCAGTCTCACAGCCGGATCCCTCCGGAACCAGAagaatcagaaaacatttcagaaccagaaccttcctGTCACTGACCTGCTTTCTCCTCTTCCACCAATAGATGGCGTCGTCCTCATCGACCCGGAGGCTCTGGCCGGGAGGAAAGGTCTGTGAATGATTTTCTCTCCTGATGatcattaaatgaaaacatggtggaaatattttagtttagaaatattttctggttCAACAGGAAGATAATTCAGGCCAAAACTATTCATACGCCTGGGAAACGTAGGTTTaaagtagaaatgttttcatttcaacatgtttcttctgactaggaataaataaatctgatagaAAATCTGTGatggagctaaagattagggtgaataaattattgattattgattattatcaaagataaatcatcaaaaccCAAGAGAACAAATCtgccaggggtatgaatacttgtGGCCCTACTCGTATTATATGATTTGATCTAGAAAGCAGGGCTGGCCCTCGGTTTTCTGGGGCCCTGGGCAGAATTTGGCCCCTCCTGCTGTTTAAAGCATCATCACCAGTAATCTGGTGCATTCTGGGAAAAGGGGCGGAGCTTAAAATCAATCACAGATAATTGGTTATGTATTAGTGAGCAAACTGAGCTCAACCACAAAGAAAGGATGtgtaaccatggtaacacaTCAGACAACGGAGAtaattttttgcacttttgcaTCCAGTTGAaaatcttttatcttttattttttattacatgtagTTGATCATAACAGCTGCTTGTGCCTCTTCTGCCCTCTAGTGTTCGTCACCCTGTCCTGCATCTTCCGCTACGGCCGCGACGACATGGACGTGATCGGCATCGCGTTCCGCCGGGAGCTCTACCTGTCCACCCGCCAGGTTTACCCGCCGCTGCAGGACCGGGACAAGGCCGTCCACACCAAGGTCCAGGCCAAGCTGCTGCGCAAGCTGGGCAACAACGCATACCCCTTCTTCTTTGAGGTGACCggagcagccaatcagagtcgGCCTTACTGCAGAGCCAGGCGAAAAcctgaaatttgtttttctttccagtttccTGACAACCTGCCTTGCTCAGTGGCTCTCCAACCAGGACCCCATGATGTTGGGAAGGTGAGCCGCGGTTAAATTCTCCCACTTCTGGATGACTTCAGTTTTCGGTTCAGGTTCATTTCAGCTTCACACCAAAATCTGCTCCAGTTTGGTTCCAATCATGTCTTTTTCATCCAGCTTGGCAGCTTTTACCTCCCTGGttaaacatctgtttgtttattgatttatagATTATTGTATAAAACGAATAAGAAAACAGAATCTCCTCTGAACACGACTTCCTAACTCGGCTTTTATTAGAAAGTTTTCTGACTGAATGAAACTAGATTTATTCATGATGATGAAGAATTTAATGATTATTGGTAGAACTCTGATGCTAACGCGGTCTGGGTTCGGTTAAGTGAACTCTGattcagtttgaatgcatatgtgaaacGGACAACAGTGCAaagaattctgggtaaatccaaccaaagctaacgtgttagcctagcgctagcagcagaaatgtctcctggtcttcagccaaagactaaagagataaaatctgacgcctccatcttgtttccatctggtgaagaaggaagttgctctcagtgtcttcagaggtttttgtgtggtttccttcagtggttgttggtgcagcgcccccacaggccaggaggggaacaggttggtttgggtcagaaccacagcagctggaaatgaaCAGATGATGAAGTtttggttccagtagaaccgggtcaaCTGGACCATCAGGAGTGAAGCAGAGTGTGGAGTCCAGTCTGTCTTCTCTCTGTAACTCCATCTGGGTTGACTTCACATCGGCCATTTTGGCCAGGTTTTCCCAGCTGTCCCTCTGGCCGTCCTCCCGGGTCTCCCTTCAGTAAAAACCCAAACCGTCTCCTTTTCTGCAGCAATGTGCCGTGGAGTTTGAGATTAAAGCGTTCAGCGCCGAGAGTCAGGATGCAAAAGTTCGCAAACGGTGAGTCTCATCTGTCCTGAAGGCTGAAGCTGTCGGTGAGGAAATGCTGAACGTCTGTTTGTCCAACAGGAGCACAGTGAAGCTGATGATCAGGAAGGTCCAGTACGCTCCAGACATGCAGGGGGCGCCACCTTCCGTTGAAACCACCAAAGACTTCGTCATGTCCGACAAGCCGCTGCATGTTAAAGTCGCTCTGGATAAACAGGTGGAGCGTCTCGATCCACTGATTCATTCATTTACAATCAAACCTgtaattttaatcttaaattgaTGTTTAGCTTTATTACCACGGAGAGACGATCCACGCTCACGTCAACATCACAAACAActccaacaaaaacatcaagaacGTCGTCCTTTCAGGTAAACACACCTGACGGTGGTGATGACATCATCaagttttaaacaaactcaCCTGAATGTTTCCCGTCTCAGTTGACCAGGTTGCCACGGTGGTGCTGTACTCCAACGACAGCTACGTCAAATGTGTGGACATCGAGGATTCTGGGTAATGATTGGCTCACAGCAGAATCACAGCAggtcaaacaggaaacaggaaatgattCCTGACCAGAAATAAGGAGGTTGAGCTGCTAATTATGTGAAGTCTAACAAAATAGAGTCCTGACACTGCAGTGAGGGTCAATCCACCAAATGTTATAaccaacaaaaccatagaagaagatTCGTCATGCAGCACTATCTAAAATATCTGATCAAGTTAATGCTAGCATGATCAtttcagtttgactttaaagagaaactgttttaaatttacgttaaattttatttgactaTTGACATTGGAGAATTTTGTGATTATCATTTTGTTCGGATGAGGATCAATAAAAGGATAATATAATAATGATGATCTACAGAACTGAAAACATTCCTGCTGTGAAGTCAGGAAACTGCAGGAAGTTTAGATGCTTTAATCAGACAGAAATGAAGCTGAACCAGTTGAAAACTCTCAGCCTCTGAACCCTGAAGGTTTCCTTCAGTCCTTCAGCTGCTATCAACGTTTCACCGCCGGAGGATTTCAGGTCCGGAGGAGAAACCTGACGCAGTTTCgccttttatgtttttctgtctgagcTTCATTTTTCTCAGCTTCACTAAGTCAGGATAGCGAGTCGAGTTCAAGAAGATCTTCACTGCCCCAGTTTCTGCAGAGCCTGTCTGCAGGACTGGTGGACGGAGAAGCAGGTCCAGCAGTGTCCTCTGTGTGAAAACGTCTCTGGAGAGAAGGACGCGCTCTGCAACCTGGTGCTGAAGAACCTGTGTGAGAGTTTCACCGCAGGGAAAGTCCCGGAGAGGCGGCAGGATGTGTGCAATCTGTACAGCAAAAAGCCCAATCTGTTCTGTTTGGACCGCCTGGAGCCGCCGTGAGTCGTCTGCAGAGACTCAGAGAAGCACAACGGCCACAGGTTCAGACCCTGACGAAGCCACTCAGCTGCGCAGGAAGGAGGTCCAGAAAAACATCCAGGCTCTGCAGGACGAGGTGAAGCTTTTCAGTCCAGTTCAgtcaaacactgagcactttgAGCTCCAGGAACAGCGAGCAGAGGGGCAGATCAGGCAGAAGTTCCTGAAGCTTCACTAGTttttggaggaggaagaggagcagaggaagacGGTGCTGAGGAAGGAGGAGAACCTGAAGAGTCATGTGATGGAGGAGAGGATGGAGGCGCTGAGAAGAGAGATGTTGGTTCTTCTGGACGCCATCAGAgcctcagaggaggagctgagagctgctgctgggctGCAGAGCGCagcactgccccctgctgggtGACCCCCAGCTGGCCCCAGGAGCCctggtgggcgtggccaaacATCTGGGCAACCTGGGTTCCACATCTGGCCGAAAACCCGGACCGGATTGAAGGCTTCTGCTCTGGGGTACACAGTTCAGAGCTGGAGGGACTGGAGGGACCGGGCCTTTAGGGACTGGGTCCAGAGGGACCGGGCCTTTAGGGACCGGGCCTTTAGGGACTGGGTCCAGAGGGACCGGGTCCAGAggtgtttctaataccttgtggggaccattttcctgacatatatcacattgtggggacccactgctctttATGAGGACCGAAGCCTGGGCCCCACAAGGGGAAAacctgtttttgggtcaggggtcagatttaggactgaGGTGTGAATTGAGGTTTGGTtggttaggctgtagaaatgaatgcaagtcaatggaaagtccccacaaagatcgCTgcgcaaacatgtgtgtgtgtgtttgtgtgtgtgtgtgcatgtgtgtgtgtgtgtgaactgtattttgcatcaataaataatttttaatattaagaaTCTAATCTGAGTGTTTCCAAAATCTCACAGCGACTACTGAAGAGTAAATCATGAATTAATTGATAATAAACGGTTAAATAATGATGAACTATTGATCTAGTTGCACTGATAATGATTAGTTAATAGTTAATTAGTGAGTATTTGACTTCACATGTAATTAACTGTTGATCAACATTTAATTACCTGTTAATTAATAGTTTCTCTGTAGTTGATTTAATGACTTATTTACCATCATACAGTTTCCAACAGTAAATAACTTCTAACAGGATTTAAAACGTTGATCTGGTTTCAGGAAAATCATGAATGTTTGTAGaataagaggaaaataaatgttgaacttgacggttttagatgttttcactTCAGCTGATAAAATAgttgggtttttatttgcttcatgTTTATTGAAGCACAAAActattttagctgctttttgtCGTCAGTGAATTTCAGGAATGAGTGACGAAGGAAGAAACATCGAATCTTAGCACATGAGAACCGACTGCATGTCAAAGTTTGCATCATTTTTCCTCtgagaaaaatatcaaagtttGTAACCTCAAGATCTCTGGAAACAAACATGTTCCTACAAATGCTGCAGGATATAAAAATTGTcatcataaattaaaacgatTTGTTGTGTTTGGAGTTTGACTCGGGAACAAAAACTTCagatcttttatttattgttggtTGAATTGaacagatttaatgtttttgctgccAAAACTGGTTGTAAGCTCAAAAGAGAAAAGTCTTCCATCTGGTGGTTCAGTCAGGAACTGCAAccggtttttattttctgtccatCTTTGGTCCAACATTCCTGGCTGAATCCTCGGGGTTTCACAGTTAGTGATGTTCATTCGTTCAGATATACGTTCTAATAAAGAGTTTTAAAGAGCAgaatgtctttttgttgttttctctgcatttaaCCTGCTTGTTGCTCCTGCTTGTTGCTCCTGCTTGTTGCTCCTTCTTGTTGCTCCTTCTTGTTGCTCCTTCTTGTTGCTCCTGCTTGTTGCTCCTGCTTGTTGCTCCTGCTTGTTGCTCCTTCTTGTTGCTCTCGGTGTGTTTTCACTCTGTTTCTCGTCTCTGTGTCAGGGACTCGGTGTCTGCCGGAGCGACGCTGCAGAAGGTCTACaagctgctgccgctgctggcCAACAACCGTGAGAGGAGAGGCATCGCTCTGGACGGGAAGCTGAAGCACGAAGACACCAACCTGGCCTCGTCCAGCATGTGAGCCGCGCTCCACGCCAAAGCGCTGCTCCACAGAACCGGCAGGATCTGAAAcgtctgttttgtttcagcGTGAAGGAAGGAGTCCTGAAGGAGGTTCTGGGAATCATGGTTTCATACAAAGTCATGGTGAAGCTCATCATCGGAGGGTTGGTGGTTTTCCTCTGATTTTCCTACAACCATCAAAATCACAACAACCTTTCAGATCATCAGATGTTAGAGAGATCTTTATTCAATTCAGCTGATTTCACAACAAAtgccaaaacaaaagagaaacatttacagCAGGAGAGGGAGAACAGTTAggaagtggcagcatcatgtcaggGTTCCTGACCTGAGCCAATCAGAACGTCAGaccagctgaagaaaaacaaaatgttatgagTTTAAAGCAGGTTATTTAGAAGGAAAACTGATGTGAATGAGACAACAGAAGAATCTGAGGAGTTTTCATCACCGTGTTTCTTCTCTTCCGTTTCATTGAGTTTTTATCGTCAGTTTTCCAGTCCAGACCTGCTGCTCCCATcaactgttttagtttttcatatcAGGATCAAATGAAGGATCGGAGCCTCAGAGGATCTTTGTGTTTcgttttctctgaagagtttctGCTGTAATCTGATCTCATGTTTGTCTCCCTGCTGGCAGGATGATGGGATCCAGGTGAGTTCAGGCTCCGTGGAAACATCGGGAAGGTTGGACTCACCCTGTTGATCCTGAGtctgagtctgtgtgtgtgtgtgtgttgcagtgaGGTCGGCCTGGAGGTTCCCTTCACACTCATGCATCCCAAACCAGAAGCAGGTAGAACTTTCTCTCTCCTGATCTCACCTGTCCATCAGACCTCCTTCCCTCTTTCACCTCCGTTTTTCCTCTTTGATTTTCTTGCTGCCTGCAGTGAAGGAGAGGTAACTATGAGAGCAACTAGATTCTGATGAGGctgaaacaaagacagaaacttCCTGTTCTTATTGAAGCTTTAGATCAGATTATTCATCAGCTCTTCTCTCTACTGGTGCGTTTTGTTCTTTATCTGTCGTCTTCTAATCGGGTTAAACAGGAAGAACCTGCCGCCATGTTGGGTGGCGACGCCttggttggtttttgtttcattgttttctttaatgtcaGAACAGATGCATGTTGGGTTTATGGGATAGTTTGCAGCTTTAGATGCAGGAATAAACAGACACTAGAGAATATTTACAGATCAGTTATGAATTTCGGTTCAtggtgagtgtttgtgtttcctgaaTCTTTTCATGCTGATCAGTTTCTGAAGTTTTGTTCTCGGTGGTCTGATCTGTGATGCTCCTGCTGTTCGCAGTGAGATGGAGGATGAGTTGGTGTTCCAGGAGTTCAAGCGCTCCTACCTGAAGGGAATCATGGGCGCCGGCGAAGATGACGATGAGGAAGGCAACGTGTCGGGCGGAGACGACATGGCGCCCAAGGAGAAGTAGAGACGCTGACGTGTTGGGATGTGACGTCACTGTTTTAATCCCATGTTTTAGTGAAGTCCGgctcctgcagctcagagattTTAGTTACCATAGAAACGAGCTGCAGCTTTTCTAGACCagctgttgttttgtgtttgaacaataaaaactattggACTCCATCTTAGATCTGATTTTATGACATGAATTCATAAACTACTGGATTGAAAGGAAACGGAAGATTATtgtgatttaaacattttctactttacaCCATGGAATAATATTCATTACATGACAAGGTTTGattaaaacttacattttagtggacagaaaaaggattttaattaCGGCATAAAGAGTTTGCTACTGTGGCAGGTTTAGATAAACACAACCGGACCCGACCGGGTCGGACCGGACCGGGTCGGGTCGGACCGGGTCGGACCGGACCGAAGCGGGTCGGATCGGATCGGgtcggaccggaccggactggaccggaccggaccggactggaccggaccggaccggactggaccggaccggaccggaccaggTCGGACTGGACCAGGTCGGACTAACAACTGACGACTCCTTAATCAGAGAACATGTGAAGtttaatgaaactttaacaggACAAAAGGATGTTAGCTTCTCTGCTGGCGCTCAGCTGGTTTCCACTGGATGTATTGATGAATAATTATGAATATCTGCTgttgaaatgattaataatgtttttgaaagcgctctgatgtatttgtgaacattAGCTGTAAGCTAACCAGTTTGTCTGGTCAGTTTCTGGACTCTTGATTGTAAACAGCTCTGGAACAAATATCCAGCTGCTTTTTATGGAAGCTAAGATCTTAGAAAACGTTTCCAGAGTCACAACCTGAAAATCTTTCTGGAGCAGAAAACTGTTTGGGACGAATGAAGAGCTTCGTTTGAATAAAGACAGAACTGCAGCATTCTGTTTTCATCTCTTTTACTTCAGTTATCCACACATTCCTCAGATTTATTCACCTGGAAACTGTCATGAATCTCTGCAACAAGAGTCTCAAACTGCTGATCAGTGAGTTTGAGTCAAATGAAAAAATCTCCAGTTTTCCAACCGGTTTGGTGTTTGTCTCCGAACACGGAGCGTAAAACGAGACGGTTGTCTTTCCAAAACTGGAGATTTATTCAAAATGACATGAATCTATCCATAAACATAACACAAATTTACAAGACACACTTTAGTTATTGTCTGAAAAACAACGTGGAAACTTCTGCTCTGCTTTTATTCatgcatcattttaaaaagcaaactgatAATATTCCTAAGAAAATAAGctgatattaataattaaaagcaaatcAACTCTACTGCTGCAAAgtgttttggaaatatttcatgttGGAGTAAAGCTGAGCTTCtccagcagaggtcagaggtcagaggtcagacgcAGTGTTGAATCAGAAGTGAGTTTTTCTGGACGTTTCAAAGGAGGAGAATTTGTTTTAATCGTTTCTTCATCTCAGAAACATCTTGGATTTATCAGTCATAAAAAGAACACAAGCTGGTTTACAATCAGATTATTTTGACTttcattcaaacatgttttctcttcatCCACCTGTGACTCAGTAAAGCTCATATCTATTCATACCCCGGCTTCCTAAAGAGACCAGACAATAAACACTCCTGATCAGCTGCTAATTCCAACATATCAGCCGTTAAAATGTTGGTTCTTTATTCAAAACATCAATGTgatattttgctattttttgctTAGTTAGTTGATAAATCAGTGTGGATGGTATTAGAACTGTACCCAGGAGATGAAATGACCATAAAGTcgtgttttaaatgtgatttattgcaGACTGTTAAACACCTGAAGGCGGTGAAGTGGTGGGATGGCCACCATGCCCGTCCCAGGAGAAGCCACCAGAGGGCGGCGGAGGCCTGATGTCCCTGCCCAGCGGCATGTCGCAGGAGTCGGGGTGCAGCAGGAAACCGGAGAACGTGCTTTTGCTTTCGCTGTCGGTGAACATGCCGTTGGTCAGCGAGTCCTTCACCTGCAGCCACACCTGGTCGTATCTGCTCATGTGCAGGACGACCGTGTGGCTGGCGGTGGTCTGGCTCGACGCCTCCGTTACCCTGGCAACCGGGTAGAAGTTTCGGAACAGGCCGACCTTCAGCGGCTTCTGATTGGTCGCCAGGTGGAAGGAGAAAATGTAGGTGCCGTTGATGGGCGCCGTGTAGATGCCCATGTTCGGGTCGAAGTGGCCCTGCTCGTTGGTCAGGATGTCAGGGAACGAAACCGGCCAGTTGGCAGCTGGGAACGACTGGTTGATGCTTGCAGAGAAAGCAGATTGGATGGCCGGGGAGCAGGGCCCGGGGGGACCCATGATACCCATGTTACCCTGATCTCCCTTCAAACCCGTGGGGCCCTGAATGCCTTGTAAACCAGAATCACCTTTGTCTCCTTTGCTGCCCTTTTCCCCTGGGGCCCCGTTGGCGCCGTCCGCCCCGTCGGTGCATTCACAGATCCCCTGTTCACCCTGATCTCCCTTCTGACCATTCACACCGGGATTCCCTGCCACTCCTGTGTCTCCCTTATCGCCCTTCACACCCGTAGCTCCCACAATGCCCTGCACCCCGGGCAGGCCCCGGGCCCCGACTGGCCCCGGGGGCCCCGGCAGACCCGGTGCACCTGGGGCACTCTCGCAGGAGGCGGGGCAGGAGCCCATCTCTCCCTGGGGCCCCTGAGAACCTGGAGGTCCGCTCAGGCCCTGGTCTCCTTTCTcccctgcagaaacacaaatccAGCAGTGATCACATGaagaaacattgaaaacatttttctgagtcGATCTCCAGTCTGTTCTGATCTCGGACCTTTGAATCCTCGATCGCCCTTCGTCCCGGTGAATCCAGCTGGACCGCTCTGACCTTTCTCTCCTGAGTCTCCTTTCTGACCTGAAGTGGAAATGAAGGAAACTGCTGAAGAAGCTGCTGACCTCAGACTCCCTGCTGCTGTATTTCAGGGTTACATGTGGGAACAGGAGGCAGGTCTGTAACTCACCCTTTAAGCCCTGGGGGCCCGTGAATCCTCGGTAGCCTTTGAATCCCATCATCCCTCTCATTCCAGGACTTCCAGGTTCACctgatcaaacaaaaacatcctctGACTTTTATAAAATACGATTTCTGTTGAACCTGTTTCAGATGAAGTCAAGGTGCTGAAATGACTTCATGCATAAAACTGCAAGACTTGAGCAACAATCCGGCtctaaaactgaactttatccCTCCAACAGTTAAATATACAGAAAACCCAGAGATGATGAGTTACACTTACTGAGTGACCTTTAGAAAACATCCAGgaaaagttttattaatttaacttcaaacatTAGGAGGTTTAGCTGCTCTTATTGTGAAAATCTTCActgaatgacaaacaaaaagcacCAGAGCGGAAAGTCTGAGACGTTTCCTGCTCTGGTTCTTCCTTCTAGTTTGTTTCTGCTGAGTCTGCAGTAATAATGgaagttctttgttttattaaatactgACTGTAAGTGTTGGTTCCAAAGGTTTAATGCTTTGGAAACATGAAATgtgaatttgtcatttttaaggaTAATTAAATTTTACTCGTGTTTTATATCATcatgcttttatgttttgtctgagtaataaaatcattttcacaaattaaatcagattaaactttCTACTCTTTTTGTCAACTAGACTCACCTCTGGCAGGAGAACAAACTGGACAAATTTGGCAGAATTTAACATAACAGTAAAGCACTTCCAGTCCAGTCACTGGTCTGTGTAAAATGTGCATCAACAGGCATTAATGGACCAGAAGACCAAACGCTTTGAGGTTCAGACAAAACTGGTCTCAGCTGCACATAAAGTCTTTAAGAAGTGAAGGATTCTGTGATCTCTGGTTTGCTGATATAAATTTGAACGTTTGTGTAATCCCACCTGGGGACCCCCGGTCTCCACGGTCTCCTTTGGGCCCCACGGTCCCTTTGCAGTAGGAGCAGACGCAGAAGAAGGGGATCTGGTCGATGGACGGCGGTACCGGCTGGCTGAACAGAATGTCACAGATGGACGTGTCGGGTTCCGGGACCAGAGGCGAGCCGGTGGGCAGCATCCGCAGCCCGTTAGCGTAGTTGGTCATGTTCTCGCCGGGGGGCCACAGGGGCCCGCTGCGGGTCTGCAACGGCCACTGAGGGTCCGGAACCGAAGAGTGGTTCAGGCCGGTTTCAGGCCAGCGTGAGGTGTTGGGGTCGTATGAGGAGCCTTCTTCTTCTGGTGGCTGTCCTGTTTGGACCAGGTTCCTGGTCATGTTGGGGACCAACATGGCGGAACAGGTGGAGAACAGGACGAAGAGTCCCAGAACGCTGGGCAGCATCTGGAGGAAGACCAGGTGAGTCACAACGTTCCTCTCACTCGCTCTGAATCCTGAATTCGGTTTCTACTCACCTCCCTGTATGAGCTGGACATCCTCGTCTCCTGCAGGCCGTTTCGGAAGATGAGCTGCATGAACGCAGCTTTGATGCATTTATAAGCGTCGCCCAGAACAAAACAGCTTTCAGGTTCTGTCTCACCTGTTGGGCCCAGAGACAAAAGGCTGAGGACGGGCCGGGCGTGTCCTCATTGTCCAGCGCCGGAGGAAGAACTTGGCTCTCTGCCGTCCTCATGAAACGCCAAACATTCCCAGGCGAAAGAAGAGACTATGGTTCTTATCGCTCCATCTCTCCTCCACCCTCTTTTTACAAAACCAGCCTCTGACCTCCACTTCTCTGCTCTGTTTACCTGCAGACACGGGGACGGTCTCCGCAGGTccagagtccagaaccagaacatttccTGGTACCTCAGGTGTCCACTCAAAAAGCTcagctgattttttattattcagtttttccCATCGCTGCCACAGAAATCTGATAAATCGTTAAAAATTCCCTGAACATCCCGTCCTGTGAGGTCAGAGGGAGGAAAACTGGTACCGACCCAAACCCTGGAATAAAAGACTCACTAAATGAATCCTGTGTGGGGTGAACTTCAGGATCACAGTCTGATAATCCAACTCAggacaaacagaaccagaagatctGCAGGATTTGAACTGAGGGGAAGTCAGAGAACCCAGACGGTTTCaatctgctgcattttaaaCGTACAGAACTTTTACAGAACATTTATCATTCAACTGGATTCAAAAAACGAGCTTGAATTAAAAAATTCACCAGATCCATTTTAGATTgcattttcaattatttacctcacagaaaaaaactatttatttaaatttctttggtgaaatttatgaaaagcttcaaacagaaacaagattTTACCACTGAGACGAGGGAAAtcgtctgattggctgtttgTCCTGCTATAAATTCATCTGATTCTGACTCATAATGTTTGTAGATATTAGAGCAACACTTTGTGAAAACATCAGAACCGGAGCGGTAACGGATATGAAGAGGCTCAACAATACGGTAATCTAAACCTGGACGTCACAATGAGCAGCCGACTGTCCTACT
This is a stretch of genomic DNA from Gambusia affinis linkage group LG12, SWU_Gaff_1.0, whole genome shotgun sequence. It encodes these proteins:
- the saga gene encoding S-arrestin a isoform X4, giving the protein MSPKNVIFKKTCKDKSVGVFMGKRDFVDRVDSVDPVDGVVLIDPEALAGRKVFVTLSCIFRYGRDDMDVIGIAFRRELYLSTRQVYPPLQDRDKAVHTKVQAKLLRKLGNNAYPFFFEFPDNLPCSVALQPGPHDVGKQCAVEFEIKAFSAESQDAKVRKRSTVKLMIRKVQYAPDMQGAPPSVETTKDFVMSDKPLHVKVALDKQLYYHGETIHAHVNITNNSNKNIKNVVLSVDQVATVVLYSNDSYVKCVDIEDSGDSVSAGATLQKVYKLLPLLANNRERRGIALDGKLKHEDTNLASSSIVKEGVLKEVLGIMVSYKVMVKLIIGGMMGSSEVGLEVPFTLMHPKPEAVKESEMEDELVFQEFKRSYLKGIMGAGEDDDEEGNVSGGDDMAPKEK
- the saga gene encoding S-arrestin a isoform X1; its protein translation is MSPKNVIFKKTCKDKSVGVFMGKRDFVDRVDSVDPVDGVVLIDPEALAGRKVFVTLSCIFRYGRDDMDVIGIAFRRELYLSTRQVYPPLQDRDKAVHTKVQAKLLRKLGNNAYPFFFEVTGAANQSRPYCRARRKPEICFSFQFPDNLPCSVALQPGPHDVGKQCAVEFEIKAFSAESQDAKVRKRSTVKLMIRKVQYAPDMQGAPPSVETTKDFVMSDKPLHVKVALDKQLYYHGETIHAHVNITNNSNKNIKNVVLSVDQVATVVLYSNDSYVKCVDIEDSGDSVSAGATLQKVYKLLPLLANNRERRGIALDGKLKHEDTNLASSSIVKEGVLKEVLGIMVSYKVMVKLIIGGMMGSSEVGLEVPFTLMHPKPEAVKESEMEDELVFQEFKRSYLKGIMGAGEDDDEEGNVSGGDDMAPKEK
- the saga gene encoding S-arrestin a isoform X5, encoding MSPKNVIFKKTCKDKSVGVFMGKRDFVDRVDSVDPVDGVVLIDPEALAGRKVFVTLSCIFRYGRDDMDVIGIAFRRELYLSTRQVYPPLQDRDKAVHTKVQAKLLRKLGNNAYPFFFEVTGAANQSRPYCRARRKPEICFSFQFPDNLPCSVALQPGPHDVGKQCAVEFEIKAFSAESQDAKVRKRSTVKLMIRKVQYAPDMQGAPPSVETTKDFVMSDKPLHVKVALDKQLYYHGETIHAHVNITNNSNKNIKNVVLSVDQVATVVLYSNDSYVKCVDIEDSGDSVSAGATLQKVYKLLPLLANNRERRGIALDGKLKHEDTNLASSSIVKEGVLKEVLGIMVSYKVMVKLIIGGMMGSSEVGLEVPFTLMHPKPEAVRWRMSWCSRSSSAPT
- the saga gene encoding S-arrestin a isoform X6 — protein: MSPKNVIFKKTCKDKSVGVFMGKRDFVDRVDSVDPVDGVVLIDPEALAGRKVFVTLSCIFRYGRDDMDVIGIAFRRELYLSTRQVYPPLQDRDKAVHTKFPDNLPCSVALQPGPHDVGKQCAVEFEIKAFSAESQDAKVRKRSTVKLMIRKVQYAPDMQGAPPSVETTKDFVMSDKPLHVKVALDKQLYYHGETIHAHVNITNNSNKNIKNVVLSVDQVATVVLYSNDSYVKCVDIEDSGDSVSAGATLQKVYKLLPLLANNRERRGIALDGKLKHEDTNLASSSIVKEGVLKEVLGIMVSYKVMVKLIIGGMMGSSEVGLEVPFTLMHPKPEAVKESEMEDELVFQEFKRSYLKGIMGAGEDDDEEGNVSGGDDMAPKEK
- the saga gene encoding S-arrestin a isoform X2 → MSPKNVIFKKTCKDKSVGVFMGKRDFVDRVDSVDPVDGVVLIDPEALAGRKVFVTLSCIFRYGRDDMDVIGIAFRRELYLSTRQVYPPLQDRDKAVHTKVQAKLLRKLGNNAYPFFFEVTGAANQSRPYCRARRKPEICFSFQFPDNLPCSVALQPGPHDVGKQCAVEFEIKAFSAESQDAKVRKRSTVKLMIRKVQYAPDMQGAPPSVETTKDFVMSDKPLHVKVALDKQLYYHGETIHAHVNITNNSNKNIKNVVLSVDQVATVVLYSNDSYVKCVDIEDSGDSVSAGATLQKVYKLLPLLANNRERRGIALDGKLKHEDTNLASSSIVKEGVLKEVLGIMVSYKVMVKLIIGGMMGSSEVGLEVPFTLMHPKPEAVKESFRSDYSSALLSTVRWRMSWCSRSSSAPT
- the saga gene encoding S-arrestin a isoform X7; translated protein: MSPKNVIFKKTCKDKSVGVFMGKRDFVDRVDSVDPVDGVVLIDPEALAGRKVFVTLSCIFRYGRDDMDVIGIAFRRELYLSTRQVYPPLQDRDKAVHTKVQAKLLRKLGNNAYPFFFEVTGAANQSRPYCRARRKPEICFSFQFPDNLPCSVALQPGPHDVGKQCAVEFEIKAFSAESQDAKVRKRSTVKLMIRKVQYAPDMQGAPPSVETTKDFVMSDKPLHVKVALDKQLYYHGETIHAHVNITNNSNKNIKNVVLSVDQVATVVLYSNDSYVKCVDIEDSGDSVSAGATLQKVYKLLPLLANNRERRGIALDGKLKHEDTNLASSSIVKEGVLKEVLGIMVSYKVMVKLIIGGVSAVI
- the saga gene encoding S-arrestin a isoform X3, encoding MSPKNVIFKKTCKDKSVGVFMGKRDFVDRVDSVDPVDGVVLIDPEALAGRKVFVTLSCIFRYGRDDMDVIGIAFRRELYLSTRQVYPPLQDRDKAVHTKVQAKLLRKLGNNAYPFFFEVTGAANQSRPYCRARRKPEICFSFQFPDNLPCSVALQPGPHDVGKQCAVEFEIKAFSAESQDAKVRKRSTVKLMIRKVQYAPDMQGAPPSVETTKDFVMSDKPLHVKVALDKQLYYHGETIHAHVNITNNSNKNIKNVVLSVDQVATVVLYSNDSYVKCVDIEDSGDSVSAGATLQKVYKLLPLLANNRERRGIALDGKLKHEDTNLASSSIVKEGVLKEVLGIMVSYKVMVKLIIGGMMGSSEMEDELVFQEFKRSYLKGIMGAGEDDDEEGNVSGGDDMAPKEK